A portion of the Paenibacillus marchantiae genome contains these proteins:
- a CDS encoding FMN-dependent NADH-azoreductase: protein MSTLLYITAHPHDHETSFSMAAGKAFVDAYRESHSSDEVIHLDLYRSDIPHIDADVFSGWGKLQSGSELTSEEKAKVQRLNELSDQFASADKYVFVTPMWNFSFPPIMKAYIDSICVAGKTFRYTEQGPVGLLSNKKALHIQARGGIYSEGPAAQMESGHRYLSIIMSFLGVPKLEGIFVEGHNQYKERADEIKQQAIEEARTLAKQF from the coding sequence ATGTCTACATTATTGTATATTACTGCCCATCCTCATGATCATGAAACTTCCTTCAGCATGGCTGCAGGTAAAGCGTTTGTGGATGCATATCGTGAAAGCCATTCCTCGGATGAGGTTATTCATCTGGATTTGTATCGCTCGGATATTCCTCATATTGATGCAGATGTATTCAGTGGTTGGGGGAAACTTCAATCCGGCAGCGAATTGACTTCTGAAGAAAAGGCTAAGGTTCAACGTTTGAATGAATTATCGGATCAATTCGCCTCTGCTGACAAATATGTTTTTGTGACACCGATGTGGAACTTCTCTTTTCCTCCAATTATGAAGGCTTATATCGACTCCATCTGCGTGGCTGGTAAAACGTTCCGTTATACGGAACAAGGCCCGGTTGGATTGCTTTCCAACAAAAAGGCACTGCATATTCAGGCTCGTGGCGGCATTTATTCCGAAGGGCCTGCGGCTCAGATGGAATCTGGTCATCGTTACCTGAGCATTATCATGTCTTTCCTGGGTGTTCCGAAGCTTGAAGGCATTTTTGTGGAAGGACATAACCAATATAAGGAACGGGCAGATGAGATCAAACAGCAAGCCATTGAAGAGGCACGTACACTCGCTAAACAGTTTTAA
- a CDS encoding sugar-binding transcriptional regulator yields MDLEKQRLSIEAAKLYYQSDYSQQDIAVRLGVSRPTVSRLLQYAKDRGYVRIEIMDPLEDIDIIAGELKAKYNLDTALVCFAPLKSDEEILKHISKRAADYLQDTVQDADIIGVTWGTTMNAVARQLRPKQVKGVEVVQLKGGVSHSHVNTYAAEIVHLFAEAFHTVPRYLPLPVIFDNIEVKKMVEADRHIGRIVELGRQANIAMFTVGTVKEDALLFRLGYFNDEEQQLLMHSGAGDICSRFFDAEGRLISDEINNRTVGIDLAELRNKEKSILVAGGKRKIEAIHAALKGHYANILVTDQYTAQALLRL; encoded by the coding sequence ATGGATCTGGAGAAGCAACGATTAAGCATTGAAGCAGCGAAATTGTATTATCAGTCGGATTACAGCCAGCAGGATATTGCGGTCAGGCTGGGCGTGTCACGTCCAACGGTATCTCGGTTACTTCAGTATGCGAAAGATCGCGGTTACGTTCGCATTGAAATTATGGACCCGCTGGAGGATATCGACATTATCGCCGGGGAACTCAAGGCCAAGTATAATCTGGATACTGCGCTTGTATGTTTTGCCCCGTTGAAGAGTGATGAAGAAATTTTGAAACATATTAGCAAAAGAGCAGCAGATTACTTACAAGATACGGTGCAAGATGCGGACATTATTGGGGTAACCTGGGGGACAACCATGAACGCCGTAGCCCGTCAGCTTCGTCCCAAGCAAGTCAAAGGCGTGGAAGTGGTTCAACTTAAGGGAGGCGTAAGTCATTCCCACGTGAATACGTATGCGGCAGAAATTGTTCATTTATTTGCGGAAGCTTTCCATACGGTTCCCCGATATTTGCCTTTGCCCGTGATCTTCGACAACATTGAAGTCAAAAAAATGGTAGAAGCAGACCGACATATTGGCAGGATCGTGGAACTTGGCCGACAGGCGAATATTGCCATGTTTACCGTAGGTACAGTGAAGGAAGATGCACTTTTGTTCAGACTGGGGTACTTTAATGATGAAGAACAGCAATTGCTGATGCATTCAGGTGCAGGTGACATTTGTTCACGTTTTTTTGACGCCGAGGGCCGCTTGATCAGTGATGAGATTAACAACAGAACCGTCGGAATTGACCTGGCCGAGCTGCGAAATAAGGAAAAATCGATTCTCGTGGCCGGGGGAAAACGTAAAATAGAAGCCATTCATGCTGCGCTCAAAGGTCATTACGCCAACATTTTGGTAACAGATCAATACACAGCTCAGGCTTTGCTCCGATTATAA
- a CDS encoding MFS transporter — translation MIQQGTKTFRNISLALFAGGFVTFALLYSLQPLMPEISEAFAISPAHSSLTLSVTTIAMALTMLFIGSLSDSLGRRFIMTAALVVSSIIAMISAFSPGFTELLLLRILQGVALAGLPATAMTYLSEEIEPASLGYAMGLYISGNSIGGMAGRFISGVITDWFSWRAAIGFIGILGLCAAVIFWLVIPPSRHFVKATPGFKKIIPLLWSQCRNPRLLCLYGLGFLLMGGFVTLFNYIGFELTGEPYHLSQSIVGSLFVVYLMGTLSSTWMGRLADRYGRSNVLGIALGIILAGAVCTIHPELWVKIIGLALFAFGFFGGHSIASSWVGLVADQHKSQANALYLFFYYVGSSVSGTGGGLLYSHLGWIGIVGMIGLYVVIGFILCRLLIERVQEHKLTF, via the coding sequence ATGATTCAGCAGGGAACTAAGACGTTTCGTAACATTAGCCTTGCGCTGTTTGCCGGAGGTTTTGTAACTTTTGCGTTACTTTACAGCCTCCAGCCCCTGATGCCCGAGATTAGCGAGGCATTTGCGATCTCGCCTGCACATTCCAGTCTTACCCTCTCAGTTACGACGATTGCCATGGCACTGACCATGTTGTTCATCGGTTCCTTATCTGATTCATTGGGAAGACGATTTATTATGACAGCAGCTTTAGTTGTTTCATCTATTATTGCTATGATTAGCGCGTTTAGCCCTGGATTTACCGAGTTGCTTCTACTTCGAATTCTCCAGGGAGTTGCACTTGCCGGGCTGCCCGCGACAGCCATGACATATCTGTCTGAAGAGATTGAGCCTGCCAGTCTAGGGTATGCCATGGGCCTCTATATCAGCGGAAATTCGATCGGGGGTATGGCTGGTCGTTTTATCAGCGGCGTGATCACAGACTGGTTCAGTTGGCGTGCTGCAATTGGTTTTATCGGTATTCTTGGCCTATGTGCGGCTGTTATTTTCTGGCTTGTCATCCCGCCATCCCGCCATTTTGTCAAAGCGACTCCTGGATTCAAAAAGATCATTCCGCTTTTGTGGTCACAGTGTCGGAATCCACGTCTACTTTGCCTATACGGATTGGGATTTCTTCTGATGGGGGGCTTCGTGACGTTATTCAACTACATTGGATTTGAATTGACAGGAGAACCTTATCATCTTAGCCAGTCCATCGTCGGTAGCCTTTTTGTTGTGTACCTTATGGGTACGTTGAGCAGCACCTGGATGGGCAGGCTTGCAGATCGGTATGGAAGATCGAATGTCCTTGGAATCGCGCTAGGTATTATACTGGCCGGTGCAGTCTGTACCATTCACCCCGAACTTTGGGTCAAAATAATTGGACTTGCCCTGTTTGCCTTTGGTTTCTTTGGCGGACATTCCATCGCCAGCAGCTGGGTTGGACTCGTGGCGGATCAGCATAAATCCCAGGCCAATGCCTTGTATTTGTTTTTCTACTACGTGGGATCAAGTGTCAGCGGAACTGGAGGGGGACTACTTTACAGCCATCTGGGTTGGATTGGCATTGTGGGCATGATTGGTCTGTATGTGGTAATCGGCTTTATATTGTGTCGGTTGCTTATAGAAAGGGTACAAGAACATAAGCTTACTTTTTAG
- the deoC gene encoding deoxyribose-phosphate aldolase, which yields MIDHTLLRADATQSEMAKLTEEAKQYQFASVCVNPGWVAYAAEQLQGTGVDICTVIGFPLGASTSETKAFETKDAIAKGATEVDMVINISALKDGKDEFVEQDIRAVVEAAAGKALVKVIIETCLLTDEEKVRACQAAVKAGADFVKTSTGFSTGGATPEDIALMRRTVGPDVGVKASGGVRSLEDMQKMIDAGATRIGASSGVKIMQGEQSTSNY from the coding sequence ATGATAGATCATACCTTGCTTCGTGCAGATGCAACACAAAGTGAAATGGCCAAATTGACCGAAGAAGCGAAACAATATCAATTTGCTTCTGTATGTGTTAACCCAGGATGGGTTGCTTATGCTGCTGAACAGCTTCAAGGTACTGGCGTAGATATTTGTACCGTTATTGGTTTCCCTCTGGGAGCTTCCACTTCCGAGACCAAAGCATTCGAAACTAAAGACGCGATCGCTAAAGGTGCTACTGAGGTGGACATGGTCATCAACATTAGTGCTTTGAAAGACGGCAAAGATGAGTTTGTGGAACAGGATATTCGTGCAGTTGTTGAAGCAGCAGCGGGTAAAGCTTTGGTGAAAGTCATTATCGAAACTTGTCTGTTGACGGATGAAGAGAAAGTACGTGCATGTCAGGCAGCAGTAAAAGCTGGAGCTGATTTTGTCAAAACATCCACAGGTTTCTCTACGGGTGGAGCAACACCAGAAGACATCGCTTTGATGCGTCGTACCGTAGGTCCAGATGTAGGCGTTAAAGCTTCCGGCGGCGTGCGTAGTCTGGAAGACATGCAAAAAATGATCGATGCAGGAGCAACTCGGATTGGCGCAAGTTCCGGTGTGAAAATCATGCAAGGCGAACAATCTACATCTAATTATTAA
- a CDS encoding NupC/NupG family nucleoside CNT transporter, whose protein sequence is MKFLIALLGILVVFGLAYLVSNGKKKIRYRPLIIMIVLQVILGYALLNTEIGTFLIGGFATVFESLLGYANDGISFVFGGLTTVGADSGGAPFFLSVLMPIVVISALIGILQYIRILPFVIKYIGLVLSKVNGMGKLESYNAVASAVLGQSEVFISVKKQIGLLPKHRLYTLCASAMSTVSMSIVGAYMSMIDPKYVVTALVLNLFGGFIIASIVNPYEVSEEEDILEVQEEEKQSFFEMLGEYILDGFKVAIVVAAMLIGFVALIALVNGIFSAVLGISFQELLGYVFAPFAFIMGVPWKEAIQAGSIMATKMVSNEFVAMLDLTKQTTLSARTTGIVSVFLVSFANFSSIGIIAGAVKGLHEKQGNVVARFGLKLLYGASLVSVLSAIIAGLFL, encoded by the coding sequence ATGAAATTCCTAATTGCCCTTCTTGGTATACTTGTTGTCTTTGGACTAGCTTATCTGGTCAGCAACGGTAAGAAGAAGATCCGATATCGTCCACTAATTATCATGATTGTTTTGCAAGTTATATTGGGATACGCATTGTTGAACACAGAAATCGGTACGTTTTTGATTGGCGGTTTCGCGACTGTATTTGAAAGTTTGCTTGGCTATGCAAATGACGGTATCTCATTTGTATTCGGTGGCTTGACTACCGTTGGTGCAGACAGTGGGGGCGCGCCGTTTTTCCTCAGTGTATTGATGCCGATCGTCGTCATCTCAGCGCTCATTGGGATATTGCAGTATATCCGAATCTTACCTTTTGTTATAAAATATATTGGTCTGGTATTAAGCAAAGTCAACGGAATGGGCAAACTGGAATCATATAACGCGGTTGCTTCGGCTGTATTGGGGCAATCTGAAGTGTTCATTTCTGTGAAAAAACAAATTGGGTTGCTGCCGAAACATCGGCTGTACACCTTGTGTGCCTCGGCGATGTCCACGGTATCGATGTCGATTGTCGGTGCCTATATGTCCATGATTGATCCGAAATATGTGGTTACGGCACTTGTGCTGAATCTGTTTGGCGGTTTTATCATTGCTTCCATCGTGAATCCTTATGAGGTTTCCGAGGAAGAAGATATATTGGAAGTACAGGAAGAAGAAAAACAATCCTTCTTCGAAATGTTGGGCGAGTACATTTTGGATGGTTTCAAAGTTGCCATCGTCGTAGCAGCAATGTTAATCGGTTTTGTTGCTTTGATCGCACTGGTTAACGGGATCTTCAGTGCAGTGCTCGGCATTTCGTTCCAGGAACTGCTTGGTTATGTGTTTGCACCATTTGCCTTCATTATGGGTGTTCCGTGGAAAGAAGCGATTCAAGCGGGAAGTATTATGGCTACCAAAATGGTATCCAACGAATTCGTTGCCATGCTTGATCTGACCAAACAGACTACATTGTCTGCCAGAACAACAGGTATCGTATCCGTCTTCCTCGTATCGTTCGCCAACTTCTCCTCTATCGGTATTATTGCCGGTGCGGTGAAGGGACTTCATGAGAAACAAGGTAATGTGGTGGCCCGCTTCGGTCTGAAACTGCTTTACGGTGCATCGCT